From the genome of Flavobacterium luteolum, one region includes:
- a CDS encoding transglutaminase — translation MMKFPKIDLPRLKSKLQVKSPWDRIIISILSLLITIPIFIILHQNLIDLEWAFNLDRIFIFIFVFAAIFFLLMYLRTIIILCVAVYLLILFYGSVIGNYGFNEISEDYNSMIYTMSDNPYPQDIIVAKLLPFPNKTKIINAIEYQNPKVRNFAVMATTKHFKGIRGYSDYRTIIQCFAVFKEINGRWNYVNDPKDGDYIATASESLEYFSGDCDDHSILMAAAVRSIGGTPRLIHTKGHIYPEILIGSMIDLEKVNYLIKNVLFAKESYGKKLHYHIDERGQVWMNLDYTATYPGGPFMYEEILGALTLN, via the coding sequence ATGATGAAATTCCCTAAAATTGACTTACCGCGATTAAAATCTAAACTACAGGTGAAATCACCGTGGGACAGGATTATTATCTCGATTCTAAGTCTTTTAATTACAATTCCGATTTTCATCATACTGCATCAAAATTTAATCGATCTGGAATGGGCATTCAATTTAGATCGCATATTCATCTTTATTTTTGTTTTTGCAGCCATATTTTTTCTTCTGATGTATCTCAGAACAATTATTATTTTGTGTGTTGCAGTTTATTTGTTAATTCTGTTTTATGGATCTGTAATAGGAAATTATGGTTTTAACGAAATCTCAGAAGATTATAATTCTATGATTTATACCATGTCCGACAATCCATATCCGCAAGATATTATTGTGGCAAAACTGCTTCCGTTTCCAAATAAAACAAAGATTATCAATGCTATAGAATACCAAAATCCTAAAGTGCGAAATTTTGCTGTTATGGCAACCACAAAGCATTTTAAAGGCATAAGAGGGTATTCAGATTATCGAACCATAATTCAATGTTTTGCTGTTTTTAAAGAAATAAATGGCAGATGGAATTATGTAAACGATCCAAAAGACGGTGATTATATTGCAACCGCCAGCGAATCTTTAGAATATTTTTCTGGCGATTGCGATGATCACTCTATTTTAATGGCTGCTGCTGTGCGCTCCATTGGCGGAACTCCACGCCTTATTCATACAAAAGGACATATTTATCCTGAAATTTTAATTGGTTCTATGATTGATTTGGAAAAAGTCAATTACCTAATTAAAAATGTTCTTTTTGCAAAAGAAAGTTATGGCAAAAAACTGCACTATCATATAGACGAACGAGGTCAAGTCTGGATGAACTTAGACTATACAGCAACTTACCCTGGAGGGCCTTTCATGTATGAGGAAATTTTGGGAGCTTTAACCTTAAATTAA
- the abc-f gene encoding ribosomal protection-like ABC-F family protein — MLILQNISYQHENKDMLFQNISFALNNHDKTALVGNNGVGKSTLLKIIAGELRPFSGQIVQQSKPYFVPQLFGQFNDLTIAEALQIKEKITSLKEILEGIVTEENLQLLNDDWTIEERCNEALSYWQLYDLDLNQKMETLSGGQKTKVFLAGIIIHEPDLVFLDEPSNHLDFVSRTLLYDFIKSTSSKLLIVSHDRTLLNLLNKTLEMTKNEISVYGGNYDFYSEQKKVENNALEQDVQSKEKALKKAKEKERETIERQNKLDSKGKKKQEKSGVARIMMNTLRNKAENSSSKLKDVHAEKISGISEDLRQLRSSLPAIDQMKFGFNTASFIKGKTLFKAADLNYTYGKKDLWHENLNFEILSGDRFVIKGANGSGKTTLIKIILRELKPTKGNVSSLAKKTIYIDQDYSLLNQNLKIYDQAQVFNDCGLEEHEIKMRLNRFLFSRNDWDKPCNALSGGERMRLMLCCLTISNESPEIIILDEPTNNLDIQNIEILTAAINEYQGTLLVISHDQTFLEQINIEKTISL; from the coding sequence ATGCTTATTCTTCAAAATATCTCCTATCAGCATGAGAATAAAGACATGCTGTTTCAAAACATTAGTTTTGCACTCAACAATCATGATAAAACCGCTTTAGTCGGAAATAATGGTGTTGGAAAATCTACATTATTAAAAATTATTGCTGGCGAATTAAGGCCTTTTTCAGGACAAATTGTACAGCAATCAAAACCCTACTTTGTTCCGCAGTTATTTGGTCAGTTTAATGATTTGACTATTGCTGAAGCTTTACAGATAAAGGAAAAAATAACTTCACTTAAAGAAATACTTGAAGGTATTGTTACCGAAGAAAATCTTCAGCTTCTCAATGACGATTGGACGATTGAAGAGCGCTGTAACGAAGCTCTCTCCTATTGGCAACTCTATGATTTAGATTTAAATCAGAAAATGGAAACTTTAAGTGGCGGACAGAAAACGAAAGTCTTTTTGGCCGGAATTATAATTCATGAACCCGACTTGGTTTTCTTGGATGAGCCTAGTAATCATCTTGATTTTGTCAGCAGAACGTTATTATATGATTTTATAAAATCTACCTCTAGCAAATTGCTTATCGTTAGCCACGATAGAACATTGCTCAATCTTTTGAATAAGACTTTGGAAATGACCAAAAATGAGATTTCTGTCTATGGAGGGAATTATGATTTTTATAGCGAACAGAAAAAAGTTGAAAACAATGCCTTAGAACAAGATGTTCAGAGTAAAGAAAAGGCACTGAAAAAAGCAAAAGAAAAAGAACGAGAAACAATTGAACGGCAGAACAAATTAGATTCTAAAGGAAAGAAGAAGCAAGAAAAATCGGGTGTTGCTAGGATTATGATGAATACGCTTCGAAATAAAGCCGAAAATAGCAGTTCGAAACTTAAAGATGTTCACGCCGAAAAAATCAGTGGTATTTCTGAGGATTTGAGACAGCTGCGTTCATCGCTTCCCGCTATAGATCAAATGAAATTTGGTTTTAATACTGCTTCATTTATTAAAGGAAAAACACTTTTTAAGGCTGCGGATCTTAATTATACTTATGGAAAAAAAGATCTTTGGCATGAGAATCTCAATTTTGAAATTCTTTCTGGCGATCGTTTTGTTATAAAAGGTGCCAATGGTTCTGGAAAAACGACTTTGATTAAAATTATTCTCAGAGAACTAAAACCAACAAAGGGGAATGTTAGTTCATTGGCAAAAAAAACAATTTATATCGATCAGGATTATTCATTATTGAATCAAAATCTTAAAATTTACGATCAGGCTCAGGTTTTTAACGACTGCGGTTTAGAAGAACATGAAATAAAAATGAGATTGAATCGCTTCTTGTTTTCTAGAAATGATTGGGATAAACCTTGCAATGCGTTGAGCGGTGGCGAAAGAATGCGCTTAATGTTATGCTGTTTAACTATTAGCAATGAATCGCCTGAAATTATAATTCTAGATGAGCCGACAAATAATTTAGATATTCAGAATATTGAAATTCTTACTGCGGCAATTAATGAATATCAGGGAACGTTGCTTGTAATTTCGCACGATCAAACGTTTTTGGAACAAATTAATATTGAAAAAACAATCTCACTTTAA